The following are encoded together in the Brassica napus cultivar Da-Ae chromosome A9, Da-Ae, whole genome shotgun sequence genome:
- the LOC106415062 gene encoding structural maintenance of chromosomes protein 1-like — protein sequence MPAIQSPPGRILQLEMENFKSYKGHQLVGPFKDFTAIIGPNGAGKSNLMDAISFVLGVRTGQLRGSQLKDLIYAFDDREKEQRGRKAFVRLVYLLDDGVELRFTRTITSSGGSEYRIDNRVVNWEEYNAKLRSIGILVKARNFLVFQGDVESVASKNSKELTGLLEQISGSDELKKEYEELEEKKAIAEEKAALIYQKKKTIGAEKKLKKAQKEEAEKHLKLQDELKALKREHFLWQLYNIENDIEKANEDVDAEKNNRKDVMAKLEKFEHEAGKRKIEQAKYLKEIAQREKKIAERSSKLGKYQPELLRLKEEIARIKSKIESSRKEVDKRKKEKGKHSKEIEQMQKSIKDLNEKMNELNERRQDSSGKLPMLDSQLQEYFRIKEEAGMKTIKLRDEKEVLDRQYHTDLEALRNLEENYQQLINRENDLDEQIERMKSRQKEIEDSSSEYKNETTSLKKQLRSLQEKHRDARNASENLKTRIAELEDQLSDLTAERYENERDSRLTQAVESLKRLFQGVHGRMTDLCRPNRKKYNLAVTVAMGRFMDAVVVEDENTGKDCIKYLKEQRLPPMTFIPLQSVRVKPVLERLRNLDGTAKLAFDVIQFDPELEKAVLFAVGNTLVCDDLDEAKRLSWTGERFKVVTVDGILLTKAGTMTGGTSGGMEAKSNKWDDKKIEGLMKKKEEYELELEKVGSIRDMQIKESEISGKISGLEKKIQYAEIEKKSIKDKLPHLEQEKRNITEESRRINVELSKSRAEVDKRNTEIRKLEKRINEIVDRIYRDFSQSVGVANIREYEEKQLKEAQEVAEERLNLSNQLAKLKYQVEYEQNRDVGSRIRKLESSISSLETDLEKIQKRKSELKELTEKATNEINNWKKEMGECKQKSEEYEKEILDWKKQASQATTSITKLNRQINSKETQIEQLISQKQEIAEQCELERIALPVLSDAAEEEDDSDGPQYDFSELDRAHLQERRPSARDKMDAEFRQKIESKSSEIERTAPNLRALDQYEAIQEKEKQVSQEFEAARKEEKQVADAYNTVKQKRYELFMEAFNHISSIIDKIYKQLTKSNTHPLGGTAYLNLENEDDPFLHGIKYTTMPPTKRFRDMEQLSGGEKTVAALALLFSIHSYRPSPFFILDEVDAALDNLNVAKVAQFIRSKSCQAARDNQDAEDGHGFQSIVISLKDSFYDKAEALVGVYRDVDKSCSSTMSFDLRNYAES from the exons ATGCCGGCCATCCAATCCCCGCCGGGGAGGATCCTGCAGCTCGAGATGGAGAATTTCAAGTCCTACAAAGGTCACCAGCTAGTAGGCCCCTTCAAGGACTTCACGGCGATCATCGGTCCCAACGGCGCCGGCAAATCCAACCTAATGGACGCTATTAGCTTCGTCCTCGGAGTTCGCACCGGTCAGCTTCGTGGATCTCAGCTTAAGGATCTGATCTACGCGTTCGACGATCGAGAGAAGGAGCAGAGAGGGAGGAAAGCGTTCGTTCGCCTTGTCTATCTCCTTGACGATGGAGTGGAGCTTCGTTTCACTCGTACGATTACGAGCTCTGGTGGGAGTGAGTATCGGATTGATAATAGAGTTGTGAATTGGGAAGAGTACAATGCGAAGCTGAGATCTATAGGGATACTTGTTAAGGCTCGTAACTTCTTAGTGTTTCAG GGTGATGTTGAATCCGTTGCTTCGAAGAATTCGAAAGAGCTCACTGGACTTCTCGAGCAGATCTCTGGCTCTGATGAGCTTAAGAAAGAGTATGAGGAGTTGGAGGAGAAGAAGGCCATCGCTGAAGAGAAAGCAGCTCTTAtatatcagaagaagaagacgattgGCGCtgagaagaagctgaagaaagcGCAGAAGGAAGAAGCTGAGAAGCATCTAAAGCTGCAAGACGAACTG AAAGCTTTGAAGAGGGAACATTTTCTGTGGCAATTATATAACATTGAGAATGATATCGAGAAGGCAAATGAAGATGTTGATGCTGAAAAGAACAATCGTAAGGATGTCATGGCGAAGCTGGAGAAGTTTGAGCATGAAGCTGGTAAGAGAAAGATAGAACAAGCTAAGTATTTGAAAGAAATTGCTCAACGTGAAAAGAAGATTGCTGAGAGAAGCTCCAAGCTTGGAAAATAC CAACCTGAGCTTCTGAGATTGAAGGAGGAGATAGCTCGcataaaatcaaaaattgaGAGCAGTCGAAAGGAGGTGGataagaggaaaaaagaaaaagggaagCATTCCAAAGAAATTGAACAGATGCAGAAAAGCATCAAGGATCTGAATGAGAAAATGAACGAATTAAACGAGAGGAGACAAGATAGCAGTGGAAAGCTCCCAATGCTTGACAGTCAACTGCAAGAGTATTTTCGAAT AAAAGAAGAAGCTGGGATGAAAACCATTAAGCTAAGAGATGAAAAAGAGGTGCTAGATAGGCAATATCATACTGATCTCGAAGCACTGAGAAATCTGGAAGAAAATTACCAGCAACTGATAAATAGGGAGAATGATCTTGATGAACAAATTGAGCGAATGAAATCCAGGCAAAAAGAGATTGAAGATTCATCCTCGGAATATAAGAACGAAACAACTAGTCTAAAAAAGCAGTTACGATCACTGCAAGAAAAGCACCGAGATGCCAG GAATGCATCTGAGAATCTGAAGACTAGAATCGCAGAGTTAGAAGATCAGTTAAGTGATCTAACGGCTGAAAGATATGAAAATGAGAGAGATAGCAGGCTAACGCAGGCTGTTGAGTCTCTCAAGCGTCTATTCCAAGGAGTTCATGGTCGAATGACTGATCTGTGTCGACCAAATCGGAAGAAGTACAACCTTGCAGTTACTGTTGCTATGGGGCGATTTATGGATGCAGTAGTTGTAGAAGATGAAAACACAGGAAAGGACTGCATCAAG TACTTGAAAGAGCAAAGGCTTCctcctatgacatttattcCTCTTCAGTCAGTACGTGTCAAGCCAGTGCTTGAAAGATTAAGAAATTTGGACGGCACAGCAAAGCTGGCGTTCGATGTTATCCA GTTCGATCCTGAATTAGAGAAGGCGGTCCTCTTTGCTGTTGGAAATACTCTCGTCTGTGACGACCTTGACGAAGCCAAGCGTCTTAGCTGGACTGGAGAGAGATTTAAAG TTGTTACTGTTGATGGCATACTACTCACAAAGGCGGGAACAATGACTGGTGGTACCAGTGGTGGAATGGAAGCAAAGTCTAACAAATGggatgacaaaaaaattgaag GACtgatgaaaaagaaagaagaatatgAACTGGAACTGGAAAAGGTTGGATCTATTCGAGATATGCAGATAAAGGAGTCCGAAATATCGGGTAAAATAAGTGGACTTGAGAAAAAGATTCAGTATGCCGAAATCGAGAAG AAAAGCATCAAAGACAAACTTCCACATCTTGAGCAAGAGAAGCGGAATATTACTGAAGAAAGTAGACGCATAAATGTTGAACTTTCTAAG TCAAGAGCTGAGGTTGATAAGAGGAATACAGAAATCAGGAAGTTGGAGAAAAGAATCAATGAGATTGTGGACCGTATCTATAGGGATTTTAGCCAGTCTGTTGGTGTTGCTAATATACGTGAATATGAAGAAAAACAGCTCAAGGAGGCTCAAGAAGTGGCTGAAGAAAGGCTGAATCTGAGTAACCAGCTTGCTAAGTTAAAATACCA GGTGGAATATGAGCAAAACCGAGATGTGGGGTCACGAATTCGGAAGCTAGAATCTTCTATCAGTTCTTTGGAAACTGATTTGGAAAAAATACAGAAGAGGAAGTCTGAACTTAAGGAGTTAACAGAAAAAGCTACTAATGAAATCAACAACTGGAAAAAGGAAATGGGAG AGTGCAAACAAAAATCAGAAGAGTATGAAAAAGAAATCCTGGATTGGAAAAAGCAGGCTTCTCAAGCGACAACTAGCATAACCAAACTCAATCGTCAGATAAATTCTAAG GAAACCCAAATTGAGCAGCTGATCTCGCAAAAACAGGAAATAGCTGAGCAGTGTGAGCTTGAACGTATTGCCCTTCCTGTTTTATCAGATGCTGCGGAGGAGGAAGATGACTCAGATGGGCCACAGTATGACTTTAGTGAGTTGGATAGAGCTCATCTCCAAGAACGGAGACCATCTGCTCGTGACAAAATGGATGCGGAATTTAGGCAAAAAATAGAATCTAAATCGTCAGAGATTGAAAGAACGGCCCCAAACTTGAGAGCACTTGACCAGTATGAGGctatacaagagaaagagaaacaagTTAGCCAAGAGTTTGAAGCTGCCAGGAAGGAGGAGAAACAAGTAGCGGATGCATACAATACTGTTAAGCAGAAGAG GTATGAGCTATTTATGGAAGCGTTCAATCACATTTCTAGCATCATTGACAAGATCTACAAACAGCTAACCAAGAGTAACACGCATCCACTGGGTGGGACTGCTTATCTAAACCTAGAGAATGAGGATGATCCGTTTCTACATGGTATAAAGTATACTACAATGCCCCCAACAAAGCGTTTCCGTGATATGGAACAGCTGTCTGGAGGGGAGAAAACAGTTGCAGCTTTGGCATTGCTCTTCTCCATCCATAG CTATAGGCCTTCGCCCTTTTTCATACTGGATGAAGTGGATGCTGCGCTCGATAATTTAAACGTTGCAAAAGTCGCTCAGTTTATTCGTAGCAAATCCTGCCAAGCAGCACGTGACAATCAGGATGCAGAGGATGGGCATGGCTTCCAAAGCATTGTAATATCTCTCAAGGACAGCTTCTATGACAAGGCCGAAGCTCTGGTTGGAGTTTACAGAGACGTCGATAAGAG TTGCTCGAGTACGATGTCTTTTGACCTTAGGAACTATGCAGAGTCGTGA
- the LOC106411676 gene encoding serine/arginine repetitive matrix protein 1-like has protein sequence MARTNNNKYNYSHILQRDPSSSPASYSSVTRSNGRMLVLTKPSPKPLKSSSAATATTPPPPSPAPTKTPDQTISDPDPNQISLRPLGHTGPASSLSFPARTPESEKHVAPPAPMSVSPKPHKFVPPHLRPGFVRKDEKPGLDSSRVIDPSQRLPHQEQPRQGYLGHGQTGRPKSGGYERIRSDPEYLGRPRSSGKRPGTSG, from the coding sequence ATGGCAAGaaccaacaacaacaaatacAACTACAGCCACATCCTCCAAAGAGATCCTTCTTCCTCCCCTGCTTCTTATTCCTCCGTTACTCGTTCCAATGGCCGTATGCTCGTCCTCACCAAACCTTCCCCCAAGCCCTTAAAATCTTCCTCCGCAGCAACCGCCACTACGCCTCCTCCACCATCTCCAGCTCCCACCAAGACTCCGGATCAAACCATCTCTGATCCAGATCCGAATCAGATCTCTCTCCGTCCTTTAGGACATACGGGACCAGCTTCCTCGCTTTCTTTTCCAGCTCGGACCCCAGAATCTGAGAAACACGTAGCTCCTCCGGCTCCGATGTCCGTTTCTCCGAAACCTCACAAGTTCGTTCCTCCTCATCTTAGGCCAGGGTTTGTCCGAAAAGACGAGAAACCTGGTCTCGACTCTTCCCGAGTTATAGATCCGAGTCAGAGATTGCCTCACCAGGAACAACCGCGGCAGGGGTATCTCGGGCATGGACAGACCGGGCGACCCAAATCGGGCGGGTATGAGAGGATTCGATCCGATCCAGAATACTTGGGTCGACCAAGATCCAGCGGGAAACGCCCCGGCACCTCCGGATGA
- the LOC106414675 gene encoding probable inorganic phosphate transporter 1-7 has product MAGDQLHVLNALDVAKTQWYHFTAIIIAGMGFFTDAYDLFCISLVTKLLGRIYYHVDGAEKPGNLPPNVSAAVNGVAFVGTLTGQLFFGWLGDKLGRKKVYGMTLAVMVVCSVASGLSFGSTPKGVMSSLCFFRFWLGFGIGGDYPLSATIMSEYANKKTRGAFIAAVFAMQGFGILTGGIFAIIVSAVFDAEFPAPAYKVDALASTVPQADYVWRIILMVGAVPAGMTYYSRSKMPETARYTALVAKDAELAASNMSKVLQVEIEAEHDRVEEIARDRSKSFGLFSKEFMKRHGLHLLGTSSTWFLLDIAFYSQNLFQKDIFSAIGWIPPAQTMNAIREVFMIARAQTLIALCSTVPGYWFTVAFIDIMGRFAIQMMGFFFMTVFMFALAIPYDHWTHKENRIGFVVMYSLTFFFANFGPNATTFVVPAEIFPARFRSTCHGISAASGKLGAMVGAFGFLYLAQSPDKNKTEHGYPPGIGVKNSLIVLGVVNLLGMVFTLLVPESKGRSLEEMCGENDDNDEGSSFRNNH; this is encoded by the coding sequence ATGGCAGGAGATCAACTACACGTCCTAAACGCACTCGACGTCGCCAAAACGCAATGGTACCATTTCACCGCGATTATCATCGCCGGAATGGGATTCTTCACCGACGCATACGACCTTTTCTGCATCTCCCTCGTCACTAAGCTTCTTGGCCGCATTTACTACCACGTGGACGGCGCAGAGAAGCCAGGAAACCTACCTCCAAACGTCTCAGCCGCGGTCAACGGCGTTGCGTTTGTTGGTACACTCACGGGCCAGCTCTTCTTTGGCTGGCTCGGTGACAAACTCGGGAGAAAAAAAGTTTACGGCATGACTCTAGCGGTCATGGTCGTATGCTCTGTCGCCTCAGGTCTCTCCTTTGGGAGCACACCAAAAGGAGTGATGAGCTCTCTCTGTTTCTTCCGGTTCTGGTTAGGTTTTGGCATCGGCGGGGACTATCCGTTGTCCGCGACCATTATGTCTGAGTACGCTAATAAAAAGACACGTGGCGCGTTTATAGCCGCGGTTTTCGCCATGCAAGGGTTCGGAATCTTGACCGGGGGGATCTTTGCGATCATCGTGTCTGCGGTTTTCGACGCTGAGTTTCCCGCTCCGGCTTATAAAGTGGATGCCTTGGCGTCCACGGTACCTCAGGCTGATTACGTGTGGAGGATTATACTAATGGTCGGTGCTGTGCCTGCTGGGATGACGTATTACTCaaggtccaagatgccagagaCGGCGCGGTACACTGCACTCGTGGCCAAGGACGCGGAGCTAGCGGCTTCGAACATGTCTAAGGTATTGCAAGTGGAGATAGAAGCAGAGCATGATAGAGTAGAAGAGATTGCTAGAGATAGGTCCAAATCGTTTGGCTTGTTCTCCAAGGAATTCATGAAACGTCATGGTCTTCACTTGCTTGGAACCTCAAGCACATGGTTCTTGCTAGACATCGCCTTCTACAGTCAGAATCTTTTTCAGAAAGATATCTTCAGCGCCATTGGATGGATCCCACCGGCTCAGACCATGAACGCAATCCGAGAGGTTTTCATGATCGCGCGTGCACAAACCCTAATCGCCTTGTGCAGCACGGTACCTGGTTACTGGTTCACAGTTGCATTTATCGACATCATGGGTAGATTTGCGATACAAATGATGGGGTTCTTCTTCATGACTGTCTTTATGTTCGCTCTAGCCATTCCTTACGACCATTGGACTCACAAGGAGAACAGAATCGGGTTCGTGGTTATGTACTCCTTAACGTTCTTCTTCGCAAACTTTGGACCTAATGCTACAACTTTTGTGGTGCCTGCTGAGATCTTCCCGGCTAGGTTTAGATCAACTTGCCATGGAATCTCCGCGGCTTCTGGAAAGTTGGGAGCCATGGTCGGTGCGTTTGGATTCTTGTACTTGGCACAGAGTCCTGACAAGAACAAGACAGAACATGGATATCCTCCAGGGATTGGTGTCAAGAACTCGCTCATTGTTTTGGGTGTGGTTAATCTTTTGGGGATGGTGTTTACATTGTTGGTTCCTGAATCTAAAGGCAGGTCTTTGGAGGAAATGTGTGGTGAGAACGATGACAATGATGAAGGCAGCAGTTTCAGAAACAACCACTAA